A genomic window from Leptospira fletcheri includes:
- a CDS encoding TIGR04388 family protein, whose translation MNRREKYFFFLLLFGFLFSLDRELESQSTPPIPQLNSPSYAAGGWNQQMQSTYSAANGMKNITNWDALVLQGYGVLQSEWEAQIQAQISNQVSLVHTQDQFQSVQDYKNYVYDALESQASQLLTQWQADAEVSIQLQRNQFIDTYYGGNLATVTNLKNQFDAEFQAVVQGNSPTLSTTGGSNGFLTNSQLSLQQLEQQWYSQYNTNIQNGLWNYEQSLQALNTNYQNLLNQIATTNAQYLSNINQIQSYEANVKDQVKTTMDGYQQFLNGNSLFWNSVNVTYDSVSGTYLPGICPSGDTCSYYLYDTTSGQFVSTCPATDQCTTLTYDNSMNATTGQVTGYISSSCAQVVGTACTADSAKSVAVHTSLNADGQAFQKVINDIETAITQGMTSLAVFDTTKGTLVSYPQSCLNPGESCVTGSYNTATQKFSTSACASGAASCVQAIVDNTTPSALTGMYFSSTCPTGDASCVTCPSTGGVADTCQIQSYEASLAYAANEMSTFLLNEQALVQTNVAHYLNGTSSSTGAMTINMSLFDYQFATGTAATQGVAGLAVEIMHFIDGTVSGTDFSNWLMNAYSASLTGTCDPNNFDSTSPACLFPFFSGAGAAYGGASSANFFPGMTITGVNMPSTNLQAINLNPAQYFNNPQAYCLGNAGCAPLPFVYAYGAVTALPYTPIPGGQYYSNNRTWSDPGYGNFYNYTDNELWGVYGVYYGAATMYHQTDSIQITLSFNEQDNNSSASAATWQNLLTQLQGFSANWTNNVLPAVMNWSGQVANYNAQYATWQTTQGALLAQAQSDYSNALAGLQSSETGWLTQMHDLQAKTSASFLAANNALRDGKSQADLSALSTELLGNLTLSRLDSGSGLAQSSGVLDTSKLFAGEASSLSNVNPNTGLPNFSLLGIFSGTFGQSVAGLTNLSLLSSTNNALLNEKMNYMQQMVSNLAGQQAFTQNGEQQLLQDRHLSTKTVGQEKDAKTFLTNSDGQYVKCDAGGGNCTACADQSTGCETMDSLITSVCGDSLSTCTKYTANKYTNVHMNKDGDIEMDQAVYTGKATYQGSSSSCGGGSGEASDANDYCFNTQNQHLTIKAPHATFMMGNGMNSVGNIFDTSQAEGNRISSVINSSFKHASDFFGVNNFSTALLANLAKTDHANSLNAEAAGKSAGDQAFVAGIVEAYVNYVANGGHGMKGFVKMEVHNLVQNAITTLLVNTYHLSPDVATYLAGGLIDWKQAQHAKHELRINAWKNDLEGIAAGAALAPFGGLFGITGVLTGEAVGPGMGNVFTGLNNRSDVEAIRQWRQDRENVVGLAVTLYGKEHNWPPDQIALAAQWANDFVHARDAKAELGWTGPMLSVGRLMGVMRNLEAPFAEIEGGLLKFGAHLGGQAGLVGRHAEEHFDDNVRFGVNNAKLKADVDAIHQWKTDKVNMVGNYVQQVGKANGWSDEYTQAMVRIAEGFVIRQQARADLRKTRLTDEFALGPLAVLDQVLFKGGIESLVSRGVKGILTTFADVGHSLGLVSDQFRSDTYANTSVWNDKFTGASLQAATQAGKIDKSYIKSQERDLLFTTIAAILDPNGNPNDIKNFGKLLEGYMDQRTAKKEAREQRLKDTEQVIEIAAAAAFSVCTAGAGSGTMFEVLGQVAMNVGRFSMTYGQMIASAISITAQTVIGGELGGTNGAIAGLANGLLGAATLSGNLPVSGFVSWTPGHSENLLTGEAGQKGGWGGGFSANIGGFGEKDMGTIGFTYAPGTGLDVNANYAFGGKSFQMPAGSFVGIDINTKTGNYTVNGGYDFNPGGENHVGMTVSASRDGSANAGAFYNYSKQDPQPEPGSKPVLGADGKPVPPPKSFMGKMGAVGAALTMSNDGTFDLAGQWKGVNVASMSYDTNTHKLGQVHGSGTFFSDFASSVAQENASNNIEKQQKQMDEPTGKLLVKMGMMSDEERLNILNSEGPGKLNEMFDTYKKNMSDSGNIEQWKNQVSAAGDALGMRVQFDEGKSAKTALESAWNRFKGDVFGSFGIANDGSKSYSAGKDEEPSVLRTKTCFDKSVEVKTTKGYKSFGDLRLGDEVYSLNEETGEIEIQKVTELFVHNVRSVHEIDFENKASIKTTWNHPFAIQNRGWVNVEDIHAGDRSITGNSIRTAMMKSLAIGNGISIGASIAGSSNTVRITQTNWQTESKGTLGIRRIEEKSSTQKVYNIEVEKNHNYFVRVGKEDVLVHNYIVDVRLEKIPAEDLAMLSKPNSDPKYSEIKWGDKTYNRVIENGAVRYERQGANGSKEVLRVSSAGYIEQKTVWGGFMGLGGKESKASYYKANEVNIAERNSDKANGVKEEPLAPYEKAADSRYVTDKLSKLWSEKGIDGSKYGFGMKELRQTNSYSKELTLVDHELEFTKANKSQVEGAAARIRKLEVEKSKLTNALDKLYESAKTAYTQVGYDSRDSNGRYTGEFAKFNKEPKEFGSSGQDANLLMNEVRIKAQAVLGFKSGTERARMEEILGSLNSLEVQRKMSTKQNKISREEWIRTATRGLEDVSEKPGESREKYMERLNSVEAGAQDRTRGTAVQLSVAIELLQRAFERGDLKPAIPHDAPDYAQRLENYKKFVKFVEGGWSPELGSKTAAEICRTYTNYLQAVEGKVTKASFVEWYTYKGISGDLGFSQGAPVVDLGHTPGFSKSWGVETEGSNNFASVRLDPKTGELRGIVNPIPLDSLRQKLAEFPVGKVIQVYDDTDNTPGANHFCLWLKTEDGWVNYNHTGGESGGVRRGKTIKFNENLKVFKIYY comes from the coding sequence ATGAATCGTAGAGAGAAGTATTTCTTTTTCCTCCTCCTATTCGGGTTTCTATTTTCCTTGGATCGAGAATTGGAATCCCAATCGACGCCGCCGATTCCGCAGTTGAATTCCCCCAGTTACGCTGCGGGGGGTTGGAACCAGCAGATGCAGTCCACGTATTCTGCGGCGAACGGAATGAAGAACATCACGAACTGGGACGCTTTGGTGCTACAGGGATACGGGGTGTTGCAGTCGGAATGGGAGGCCCAGATCCAGGCACAAATCAGCAACCAGGTGAGCCTGGTTCATACGCAGGACCAGTTTCAGAGCGTACAGGATTATAAGAATTATGTGTATGACGCGCTGGAGAGCCAGGCTTCCCAATTGTTGACCCAGTGGCAGGCGGATGCTGAGGTATCCATCCAACTGCAAAGGAACCAATTCATAGACACATATTACGGAGGGAATCTTGCGACAGTCACGAACCTGAAGAACCAATTCGACGCGGAATTTCAGGCGGTGGTACAAGGGAATTCCCCTACGTTAAGCACTACCGGAGGGAGTAACGGGTTTTTGACGAATTCCCAGCTTTCTTTGCAGCAATTAGAACAACAGTGGTACAGTCAGTACAACACAAATATCCAAAACGGTCTTTGGAATTACGAGCAGTCGTTGCAGGCATTGAATACGAATTACCAAAATCTGTTGAACCAGATCGCGACCACGAACGCGCAGTATTTGTCGAACATCAACCAGATCCAGTCGTACGAGGCGAACGTGAAGGACCAGGTGAAGACGACGATGGACGGGTACCAACAGTTTTTGAACGGGAACAGTCTGTTTTGGAATTCCGTGAATGTCACGTACGACTCCGTGTCGGGGACGTATTTGCCAGGGATCTGTCCGTCGGGAGACACTTGTAGCTATTATCTGTACGATACCACGAGCGGACAGTTCGTGTCTACCTGTCCCGCCACGGACCAATGTACGACTCTTACGTACGACAATTCGATGAATGCCACGACAGGGCAGGTGACGGGGTACATCAGTTCGAGTTGTGCCCAGGTGGTGGGGACGGCTTGTACAGCGGACTCTGCCAAGTCGGTGGCGGTGCATACGTCCTTGAACGCGGACGGACAGGCCTTCCAAAAAGTGATCAACGATATAGAGACTGCGATCACACAGGGGATGACCTCTCTTGCAGTCTTTGATACCACGAAGGGAACGCTGGTGAGTTATCCCCAGAGTTGCTTGAATCCCGGAGAGTCCTGTGTGACGGGATCGTACAATACGGCGACGCAGAAATTTTCCACGTCGGCTTGTGCGAGCGGGGCTGCGAGTTGCGTGCAGGCAATTGTGGACAATACGACTCCTAGCGCTTTGACGGGGATGTATTTTAGCAGTACCTGTCCGACGGGGGATGCGAGTTGTGTGACCTGTCCGAGTACGGGGGGAGTGGCGGATACCTGCCAGATCCAGTCGTACGAGGCCTCCTTGGCGTACGCAGCGAACGAGATGTCTACCTTTTTGCTCAATGAACAGGCGCTGGTACAGACGAATGTGGCTCACTATCTGAACGGTACCAGTTCCAGCACGGGGGCAATGACGATTAACATGTCGCTTTTCGATTATCAGTTTGCGACAGGTACAGCGGCGACCCAAGGGGTTGCAGGTTTGGCTGTAGAGATCATGCATTTTATCGACGGAACAGTGAGCGGGACGGATTTTTCCAATTGGTTGATGAATGCGTATTCTGCCTCTCTGACCGGGACCTGTGATCCGAACAATTTCGATTCCACTAGTCCGGCCTGTTTGTTCCCTTTTTTTTCCGGGGCAGGTGCCGCATACGGGGGAGCGTCTAGTGCGAATTTCTTTCCTGGGATGACGATTACCGGGGTGAACATGCCCTCCACGAATTTGCAGGCGATCAATTTGAATCCCGCACAGTACTTCAATAATCCGCAGGCGTATTGTTTGGGGAATGCGGGATGTGCCCCCTTGCCTTTTGTTTATGCCTATGGAGCTGTGACCGCTCTGCCCTATACGCCCATTCCGGGGGGGCAGTATTATAGCAACAACCGCACTTGGAGTGATCCAGGGTACGGAAATTTTTACAATTATACGGACAATGAACTCTGGGGGGTGTATGGGGTCTATTACGGTGCGGCTACCATGTATCACCAAACGGACTCTATACAGATCACTCTCAGCTTTAACGAGCAGGACAATAATTCCAGCGCCAGTGCGGCGACTTGGCAGAATTTGCTGACACAGCTCCAGGGATTTTCCGCCAACTGGACGAATAACGTATTGCCCGCGGTGATGAATTGGTCGGGGCAGGTGGCGAATTATAACGCGCAGTATGCGACTTGGCAGACGACTCAGGGGGCGTTACTAGCGCAGGCACAGAGCGATTATTCCAACGCATTGGCCGGATTGCAGAGTAGCGAGACGGGTTGGCTGACCCAGATGCATGATTTGCAGGCAAAGACTTCTGCTTCTTTTTTGGCGGCGAATAACGCACTAAGAGACGGAAAGAGCCAGGCGGATTTGAGCGCTTTGTCTACGGAACTGTTGGGGAATCTGACCCTGTCTCGTTTGGATTCCGGAAGCGGGTTGGCGCAGTCGTCGGGGGTACTGGATACTTCCAAACTCTTTGCGGGAGAGGCGTCCAGTTTGTCGAATGTGAACCCGAATACGGGTTTGCCGAATTTTAGTCTCCTCGGGATTTTTAGCGGAACCTTCGGCCAGTCGGTGGCGGGGCTTACGAACCTGTCCTTGTTGTCCTCCACGAACAACGCTCTCCTGAACGAGAAGATGAATTATATGCAGCAGATGGTCTCGAACTTGGCGGGACAGCAGGCGTTTACCCAAAACGGGGAGCAGCAACTCTTACAAGACCGTCATTTGTCCACGAAAACGGTGGGGCAGGAGAAGGATGCCAAGACATTCCTCACGAATTCCGACGGGCAGTATGTAAAATGCGACGCGGGCGGGGGGAATTGTACCGCTTGTGCGGACCAGAGTACCGGTTGTGAGACGATGGATTCTCTCATCACTTCCGTGTGCGGGGATTCTTTGAGCACTTGTACGAAGTACACCGCGAACAAGTACACGAACGTCCACATGAACAAGGACGGGGACATAGAAATGGACCAGGCGGTGTACACGGGAAAGGCCACGTACCAAGGGTCCTCTAGTTCCTGCGGTGGGGGAAGCGGAGAGGCCTCCGACGCGAACGATTATTGCTTTAATACCCAAAACCAACACCTGACCATCAAGGCTCCTCATGCTACTTTTATGATGGGGAACGGGATGAATTCCGTCGGAAACATCTTCGATACGAGCCAGGCTGAGGGGAATCGGATCAGTTCCGTCATCAATTCCAGCTTTAAACACGCGAGCGACTTTTTCGGAGTGAACAATTTTTCCACGGCGCTTCTGGCGAATCTCGCGAAGACGGACCATGCGAATAGCCTGAATGCGGAGGCAGCAGGGAAGAGCGCGGGCGACCAGGCCTTTGTTGCGGGGATCGTGGAAGCGTACGTAAACTATGTTGCGAACGGCGGCCACGGCATGAAGGGCTTTGTCAAGATGGAAGTTCATAATCTGGTGCAGAACGCGATCACCACCCTTCTTGTGAATACATACCATTTGTCTCCGGATGTGGCGACTTATCTAGCCGGAGGTCTGATCGATTGGAAACAGGCCCAGCATGCCAAGCATGAACTTAGGATCAACGCTTGGAAAAACGATCTAGAGGGAATCGCTGCCGGTGCGGCACTGGCTCCTTTCGGGGGTCTGTTTGGAATTACGGGAGTTTTGACTGGAGAAGCGGTCGGACCGGGGATGGGGAACGTGTTTACCGGTCTCAATAATCGTAGCGATGTGGAGGCCATCCGGCAATGGAGGCAGGACAGGGAAAACGTAGTGGGTCTTGCAGTCACCCTGTACGGAAAAGAGCATAACTGGCCTCCGGACCAAATCGCTTTGGCGGCACAGTGGGCCAACGACTTTGTACATGCTCGGGACGCGAAGGCGGAGTTGGGTTGGACGGGGCCCATGCTTTCCGTAGGTAGGCTCATGGGGGTCATGAGGAATCTGGAGGCTCCTTTTGCGGAAATCGAGGGAGGGCTCCTAAAATTCGGAGCGCACTTGGGGGGCCAAGCAGGGCTCGTGGGTCGTCATGCAGAGGAACATTTTGACGATAATGTACGATTCGGAGTCAATAACGCAAAATTAAAAGCAGACGTAGACGCGATTCACCAGTGGAAGACGGACAAGGTGAACATGGTCGGAAACTACGTCCAGCAAGTCGGAAAAGCGAACGGTTGGTCCGACGAATACACCCAAGCCATGGTACGAATTGCGGAAGGATTCGTGATCCGACAACAAGCAAGAGCGGACTTGCGCAAGACGAGATTGACGGACGAATTTGCCTTAGGACCGCTAGCTGTCCTGGACCAGGTCTTGTTTAAGGGAGGGATCGAAAGTTTGGTCTCTCGCGGAGTCAAGGGGATCTTAACCACATTTGCAGATGTAGGTCATTCCTTAGGACTTGTATCCGACCAATTCCGGTCCGACACGTATGCAAATACTTCCGTGTGGAACGATAAGTTTACGGGAGCCTCCTTACAAGCTGCGACCCAGGCCGGAAAAATCGACAAGTCCTACATCAAATCCCAAGAGAGAGATTTATTATTTACCACAATCGCGGCGATTCTGGATCCGAACGGGAATCCGAATGATATCAAGAATTTCGGTAAGCTTCTGGAAGGGTACATGGACCAGAGGACCGCGAAAAAAGAGGCCCGAGAACAAAGGCTGAAAGACACGGAGCAGGTGATCGAAATCGCAGCAGCTGCGGCATTTTCCGTATGTACCGCAGGAGCGGGATCTGGAACCATGTTTGAGGTACTGGGCCAGGTCGCAATGAACGTCGGAAGGTTTTCGATGACTTACGGTCAAATGATTGCGTCTGCCATCAGCATTACCGCCCAGACGGTTATAGGCGGAGAGCTTGGAGGAACGAACGGAGCCATTGCCGGTCTTGCAAACGGACTGCTCGGAGCTGCGACTCTTTCCGGAAACTTGCCCGTTTCCGGCTTTGTGTCTTGGACACCAGGACATAGCGAGAACCTACTCACCGGAGAAGCCGGACAGAAAGGAGGCTGGGGAGGTGGCTTCTCTGCGAACATAGGCGGATTTGGTGAAAAAGACATGGGAACGATCGGCTTTACATATGCACCCGGGACAGGGTTGGATGTAAATGCGAACTACGCTTTCGGAGGGAAGAGTTTCCAAATGCCGGCAGGGTCGTTTGTGGGGATAGACATCAACACGAAGACAGGGAACTACACGGTGAACGGAGGGTATGACTTTAACCCAGGTGGAGAAAACCATGTGGGGATGACAGTCTCCGCGAGCAGAGACGGATCCGCGAACGCAGGGGCCTTTTATAATTATAGCAAACAGGACCCGCAGCCCGAGCCAGGTAGTAAACCGGTTCTTGGTGCAGACGGAAAGCCAGTGCCACCACCTAAATCGTTCATGGGTAAAATGGGAGCAGTTGGAGCAGCCCTCACGATGTCGAACGATGGAACGTTTGATTTAGCGGGTCAATGGAAGGGAGTGAACGTAGCAAGCATGAGCTATGATACCAACACCCACAAACTGGGACAAGTTCACGGAAGCGGGACTTTCTTTAGTGACTTTGCGAGCTCGGTAGCACAGGAGAACGCATCCAATAACATAGAAAAGCAACAGAAACAAATGGATGAGCCGACGGGCAAGCTTCTCGTGAAGATGGGAATGATGTCGGATGAGGAGAGATTGAATATCCTCAATAGCGAAGGCCCGGGAAAGCTGAACGAGATGTTCGATACATATAAGAAGAACATGTCGGATAGCGGGAATATAGAGCAATGGAAGAACCAAGTGAGCGCAGCAGGGGATGCCCTTGGAATGCGAGTCCAGTTTGACGAAGGGAAGTCTGCGAAGACAGCATTAGAGAGCGCATGGAATCGATTTAAGGGAGATGTGTTCGGATCGTTTGGGATCGCGAACGACGGATCTAAGTCATATTCAGCGGGGAAAGATGAGGAACCGAGTGTGCTACGAACGAAGACTTGCTTTGACAAGTCAGTAGAAGTAAAGACGACAAAGGGATACAAGTCTTTCGGAGATCTGAGACTCGGAGATGAAGTCTATTCACTTAACGAAGAGACTGGAGAAATAGAGATCCAAAAAGTAACGGAATTATTCGTACATAATGTACGTTCCGTGCATGAGATTGACTTTGAAAATAAAGCATCGATCAAGACGACTTGGAACCACCCATTTGCAATCCAAAATAGGGGTTGGGTGAATGTGGAAGACATCCATGCGGGAGATCGCAGTATCACAGGAAATAGTATCCGAACTGCGATGATGAAGTCTCTTGCTATTGGCAACGGAATTTCGATTGGAGCATCTATCGCTGGTTCTTCGAATACCGTTAGAATCACTCAAACGAACTGGCAAACGGAATCCAAAGGGACTTTAGGGATCCGGAGAATAGAAGAGAAATCCAGTACGCAGAAAGTGTACAATATAGAAGTAGAGAAGAATCATAACTACTTTGTACGAGTGGGCAAGGAAGATGTGCTTGTGCATAACTACATAGTAGATGTGCGGTTAGAGAAGATCCCAGCAGAAGACTTAGCAATGCTGAGCAAACCGAATTCGGATCCGAAATATAGCGAAATTAAATGGGGTGATAAGACTTACAATCGAGTGATCGAAAACGGAGCGGTTCGATACGAAAGACAGGGAGCGAACGGCTCTAAAGAAGTGCTCCGAGTTTCCTCGGCTGGTTATATAGAGCAAAAGACGGTTTGGGGCGGATTTATGGGCCTTGGAGGAAAAGAGTCTAAGGCATCTTATTACAAGGCAAACGAAGTCAACATAGCTGAAAGAAACTCTGATAAAGCTAATGGAGTTAAAGAAGAGCCATTGGCTCCGTATGAAAAGGCAGCGGATAGCCGTTATGTAACGGACAAATTAAGTAAGCTTTGGTCGGAGAAGGGAATCGACGGTTCAAAATACGGATTTGGAATGAAAGAACTGCGACAAACGAATTCTTATAGTAAAGAATTAACGTTAGTAGATCACGAACTGGAGTTTACGAAAGCTAATAAATCGCAGGTAGAAGGAGCGGCAGCTAGGATTCGTAAATTAGAGGTGGAAAAATCGAAACTTACGAATGCCTTAGATAAGCTCTACGAGTCTGCTAAAACTGCCTATACTCAAGTAGGCTACGATTCCCGAGACAGTAACGGAAGATATACGGGAGAATTTGCGAAGTTTAACAAGGAACCGAAAGAATTCGGAAGTTCCGGACAAGATGCGAACCTTCTGATGAACGAAGTCCGTATAAAAGCGCAAGCGGTCTTAGGGTTTAAGTCTGGAACGGAGAGGGCAAGGATGGAGGAAATCCTTGGTAGCTTAAACTCTCTTGAAGTGCAGCGTAAGATGAGTACGAAACAAAATAAGATTTCAAGAGAGGAATGGATCCGAACTGCGACTCGAGGACTGGAGGACGTATCTGAAAAGCCAGGAGAATCTCGTGAGAAATACATGGAGCGCTTGAATAGCGTAGAGGCGGGGGCTCAGGATCGGACTCGAGGAACAGCGGTTCAATTATCTGTAGCAATTGAATTGCTACAGAGAGCTTTTGAAAGGGGCGATTTAAAACCTGCCATTCCTCATGATGCACCTGACTATGCGCAAAGACTAGAGAACTACAAAAAGTTCGTGAAGTTTGTTGAGGGAGGCTGGAGTCCGGAATTAGGAAGTAAGACAGCCGCAGAGATTTGCCGGACCTATACGAACTACCTCCAAGCAGTGGAAGGAAAAGTAACGAAAGCGAGCTTCGTAGAATGGTATACATATAAAGGAATCAGTGGAGACTTGGGCTTTAGCCAGGGTGCTCCGGTGGTTGACTTGGGGCATACTCCTGGGTTTTCTAAGTCCTGGGGAGTGGAAACGGAAGGTTCTAACAACTTTGCGAGTGTCCGTTTGGATCCGAAGACCGGCGAATTAAGAGGAATTGTGAATCCGATCCCATTGGATAGCTTGCGGCAGAAATTGGCAGAATTTCCGGTTGGCAAAGTGATCCAAGTTTACGACGATACCGACAATACCCCTGGAGCGAACCACTTTTGTCTTTGGTTGAAAACGGAAGATGGTTGGGTGAATTACAACCATACGGGTGGTGAATCTGGCGGGGTTAGGCGCGGTAAAACGATTAAGTTTAACGAAAATTTAAAAGTGTTTAAGATCTACTATTAG
- a CDS encoding DUF1566 domain-containing protein, whose protein sequence is MMGFAWQALKSSVRLGLLFCLYLPFADLGLAAPTARFSVATSSGSGASVPGVLKDSATGLYWQKCIFPQTWNPSSSACATQNLPSGVPSTSAVDWGSATFGNGYCTKMYGSAWRLPTLLELRSLLDRSRVNPAIDSSFDPGSASGGSGIPDFFWTSNPVQWLNQTGYAWTVNFYYGYVYFTSSTSNPYYLRCVSSTQPP, encoded by the coding sequence ATGATGGGATTTGCTTGGCAGGCATTGAAATCTTCGGTCCGGCTCGGTTTGCTGTTTTGTCTGTATTTGCCCTTTGCGGATTTGGGTTTGGCGGCGCCCACGGCAAGGTTTTCCGTTGCGACGAGTAGCGGTTCGGGGGCATCGGTTCCGGGGGTGTTGAAGGATAGCGCCACGGGTCTGTATTGGCAGAAATGTATTTTTCCCCAGACTTGGAATCCCAGCAGTTCGGCTTGTGCGACCCAGAATCTTCCGAGCGGTGTGCCTAGTACCTCCGCGGTGGATTGGGGCAGCGCGACCTTCGGCAACGGGTATTGCACTAAGATGTACGGGAGCGCTTGGAGGCTTCCGACTTTGCTGGAGCTTCGGTCTTTGTTGGACCGTTCCAGAGTCAACCCCGCCATAGACTCCTCCTTTGACCCGGGGTCTGCTTCCGGCGGGAGCGGGATCCCGGACTTTTTTTGGACTTCGAATCCGGTCCAGTGGTTGAATCAGACAGGGTACGCGTGGACCGTGAATTTTTATTACGGGTACGTGTATTTTACCTCCTCTACAAGCAATCCGTATTATTTAAGGTGCGTGTCCAGTACCCAGCCGCCTTGA